A single genomic interval of Sebastes umbrosus isolate fSebUmb1 chromosome 9, fSebUmb1.pri, whole genome shotgun sequence harbors:
- the rest gene encoding RE1-silencing transcription factor isoform X2 has product MAAQTVFSVEMFPVGVSLMEDAQSDMPRNTLPAPQLVMLANVAAVTAAEGSGGDGSAADEKEMMELKTVGCSYSDSEEENIIRYSYDNQNYREVCIVEYPESPSPNIVAVVVGNDVEEEDGDKAEDLSRRTRPRPSAATKTPEQGKMERQQSPAVATEITKKKKPFHCKPCHFQAQNEREFVEHLGTHGVSKMMVVNRVEGRSKTRIKDADAEIPESQTASGGEAESGEESTAGDVKGLIRCERCGYNTNRYDHYIAHLKHHSKEGEDHRVFKCTLCPYTTVSQYHWRKHLRNHFPSKLHTCSQCSYFSDRKSNYIQHIRTHTGVRPFQCPYCDYSSSQKTHLTRHMRTHSGERPFKCESCNYLAANQHEVTRHARQVHNGPKPLSCPYCEYKTADRSNFKKHVELHLNPRQFLCPLCKYAASKKCNLQYHIKSRHSGCDVDLDISKVKLRVKKPGTDGADENSDSRASKFDNSSDVEEDFDMDEDESVDSSPINLSIKKSSRPGAAQPVPSEAADKVLKKSNVSAEKEKPQKGKEKVEPEKKVTTRQKKTEKVNENLLETETITAAVNTDKVKRRVKKPPAEKTTVQDQSDKDQMETDKSDQQKSEEERVVMPKEEEKFRPEKEKVHQKNDGSGKENKSLNKPKKSGSKKSEKIPEHVEEAQQKPDIPEKTQKEKVVKEKAAKRKAVEALDLSKKSSSETPSKTRRLKASATSKDTKKVNDATPTPHRSNGTTPVKQKKTRNISKKATGSTVDPVKDQKTSVNSPLTDAQLDKPTPTTTSERHPTGTSPAQKASTDETRPQRPRKTLKRPSEKMEVSPTCSSGESKHSTAGDRHTPVKPTSPPVSPSTFVKPTSPPVSPTCSSGESKHSTAGDRRAPTFVKPTSPTVSPTCSSGEDTPPARDRRAPTFVKPTSPPVSPSTFVKPTSPPSLVLPSQRSKPADPEDDEGIHSSHEGGSDISDSASEGSDDSGLNSAGAGSGKMANDPETPTDEIPTPTELKSHLCIFCDRTFPLEVEYRRHLNRHLVNVYYMDDTAKVQK; this is encoded by the exons ATGGCCGCTCAGACGGTGTTCTCGGTGGAGATGTTTCCTGTCGGTGTTTCTCTGATGGAGGACGCTCAGAGCGACATGCCCAGGAACACGCTGCCCGCCCCTCAGCTGGTGATGCTGGCCAATGTGGCGGCGGTGACGGCGGCGGAGGGCAGCGGCGGTGATGGCAGTGCGGCTGACGAGAAGGAGATGATGGAGCTGAAGACGGTGGGATGCAGCTACTCGGACAGCGAGGAGGAGAACATCATCAG gtACAGCTACGACAACCAGAACTACAGAGAGGTGTGTATCGTTGAGTACCCCGAGTCTCCCAGCCCGAACATCGTCGCCGTGGTCGTAGGAAACGACGTGGAGGAAGAAGACGGGGACAAAGCTGAAGACCTGTCCCGTCGCACTCGGCCCCGCCCCTCTGCCGCCACTAAAACACCTGAGCAGGGAAAAATGGAACGTCAACAAAGCCCCGCTGTCGCGACGGAGATTACCAAGAAGAAGAAACCCTTCCACTGTAAGCCGTGTCACTTCCAGGCTCAGAACGAGCGGGAGTTTGTCGAACACCTCGGCACTCACGGCGTCAGCAAGATGATGGTGGTGAACCGGGTTGAGGGCAGGAGCAAGACCAGGATCAAGGACGCTGACGCAGAAATACCCGAGTCCCAGACGGCGTCGGGCGGGGAGGCGGAGAGCGGCGAGGAGTCGACGGCAGGTGACGTCAAAGGGCTGATCAGGTGCGAACGGTGCGGCTACAACACCAACAGATACGACCATTACATCGCTCACCTGAAGCACCACAGCAAGGAGGGGGAGGACCACAG GGTGTTTAAGTGCACGCTGTGTCCGTACACCACCGTCAGTCAGTACCACTGGAGGAAACACCTGAGGAATCACTTCCCCAGCAAACTGCACACCTGCAGCCAGTGCTCCTACTTCTCCGACCGCAAGAGCAACTACATCCAACACATTCGGACGCACACAG GTGTCCGTCCTTTCCAGTGTCCGTACTGCGACTACTCCAGTTCTCAGAAGACCCACCTGACCCGACACATGAGGACTCACTCTG GCGAGCGTCCTTTCAAGTGTGAGAGCTGTAACTACCTGGCAGCCAACCAGCATGAGGTGACCCGCCACGCCCGGCAGGTCCACAATGGGCCCAAACCTCTTTCCTGCCCGTACTGCGAGTACAAGACCGCCGACCGCAGCAACTTCAAGAAGCACGTCGAACTCCACCTCAATCCTCGCCAGTTCCTCTGCCCGCTCTGCAAGTACGCCGCCTCCAAGAAATGCAACCTGCAGTACCACATCAAGTCCAGGCACTCGGGCTGCGACGTCGACCTGGACATCTCCAAGGTCAAACTGCGCGTCAAGAAACCCGGCACTGACGGCGCCGATGAAAACTCAGACTCCAGAGCGAGCAAGTTTGACAATTCATCCGACGTGGAAGAGGACTTTGACATGGACGAGGACGAGAGCGTCGACTCTAGCCCCATCAATCTGTCGATCAAAAAGAGCAGCCGGCCCGGCGCCGCCCAACCGGTGCCGAGCGAAGCAGCTGACAAGGTTCTGAAGAAATCCAACGTCTCTGCTGAGAAAGAGAAACCTCAGAAAGGGAAGGAGAAGGTGGAACCGGAGAAAAAGGTCACGACAAGGCAGAAGAAGACTGAGAAGGTCAACGAGAATCTTCTAGAGACGGAGACAAtaactgctgctgtaaatacagaCAAGGTAAAGAGACGAGTCAAGAAGCCGCCGGCAGAGAAGACGACTGTCCAGGACCAATCAGACAAAGACCAAATGGAGACGGACAAATCTGACCAACAAAAATCGGAGGAGGAAAGAGTCGTGATGccgaaagaggaagaaaagttCAGGCCTGAGAAGGAGAAAGTACATCAGAAGAACGATGGCAGTGGAAAGGAGAACAAAAGCCTCAACAAGCCAAAGAAGTCCGGATCAAAGAAGTCAGAGAAAATACCAGAACATGTCGAAGAAGCTCAGCAGAAACCGGACATTCCTGAGAAAACTCAGAAGGAAAAAGTGGTCAAGGAAAAGGCTGCAAAGAGGAAAGCAGTGGAGGCTCTCGATCTCTCCAAGAAGTCCTCGTCCGAGACTCCATCCAAGACCAGACGGCTGAAAGCCAGCGCTACTTCAAAAGACACTAAGAAGGTCAACGATGCCACTCCGACACCACACAGGTCCAACGGGACGACCCCTGTGAAGCAGAAGAAGACCAGGAACATTAGCAAGAAAGCCACAGGTTCCACTGTGGATCCAGTTAAAGACCAGAAGACTTCAGTCAACAGTCCATTAACAGACGCTCAGCTGGACAAACCAACACCAACCACGACCTCTGAGCGCCACCCGACAGGAACCAGCCCTGCTCAGAAGGCCTCCACTGATGAAACCAGACCCCAACGGCCACGGAAGACCCTGAAGAGACCCTCAGAGAAGATGGAGGTTTCACCCACCTGCAGCTCAGGTGAGAGCAAACATTCTACCGCTGGAGACCGCCATACTCCTGTTAAACCCACATCACCGCCGGTTTCACCTTCGACGTTTGTTAAACCTACGTCACCGCCGGTTTCACCCACCTGCAGCTCCGGTGAGAGCAAAC ATTCTACCGCTGGAGACCGCCGTGCTCCGACATTTGTTAAACCTACGTCACCAACAGTTTCACCCACCTGCAGCTCAGGTGAGGACACACCTCCAGCTAGAGACCGCCGTGCTCCGACGTTTGTTAAACCCACGTCACCGCCGGTTTCACCTTCGACATTTGTCAAACCCACGTCACCACCCTCTCTGGTGCTTCCAAGCCAGCGCAGCAAACCCGCCGATCCGGAGGACGACGAGGGCATCCACAGCAGCCACGAAGGGGGAAGCGACATCAGCGACAGCGCGTCCGAGGGCAGCGACGACTCCGGCCTCAACAGCGCCGGCGCCGGGTCGGGTAAGATGGCCAACGACCCCGAAACGCCCACCGACGAGATCCCGACGCCGACGGAGCTCAAGAGTCACCTGTGCATCTTCTGCGACCGCACGTTCCCTTTGGAGGTGGAGTACCGACGCCACCTAAACCGCCATCTCGTCAACGTCTACTACATGGACGACACCGCCAAAGTACAGAAATGA
- the rest gene encoding RE1-silencing transcription factor isoform X1: MAAQTVFSVEMFPVGVSLMEDAQSDMPRNTLPAPQLVMLANVAAVTAAEGSGGDGSAADEKEMMELKTVGCSYSDSEEENIIRYSYDNQNYREVCIVEYPESPSPNIVAVVVGNDVEEEDGDKAEDLSRRTRPRPSAATKTPEQGKMERQQSPAVATEITKKKKPFHCKPCHFQAQNEREFVEHLGTHGVSKMMVVNRVEGRSKTRIKDADAEIPESQTASGGEAESGEESTAGDVKGLIRCERCGYNTNRYDHYIAHLKHHSKEGEDHRVFKCTLCPYTTVSQYHWRKHLRNHFPSKLHTCSQCSYFSDRKSNYIQHIRTHTGVRPFQCPYCDYSSSQKTHLTRHMRTHSGERPFKCESCNYLAANQHEVTRHARQVHNGPKPLSCPYCEYKTADRSNFKKHVELHLNPRQFLCPLCKYAASKKCNLQYHIKSRHSGCDVDLDISKVKLRVKKPGTDGADENSDSRASKFDNSSDVEEDFDMDEDESVDSSPINLSIKKSSRPGAAQPVPSEAADKVLKKSNVSAEKEKPQKGKEKVEPEKKVTTRQKKTEKVNENLLETETITAAVNTDKVKRRVKKPPAEKTTVQDQSDKDQMETDKSDQQKSEEERVVMPKEEEKFRPEKEKVHQKNDGSGKENKSLNKPKKSGSKKSEKIPEHVEEAQQKPDIPEKTQKEKVVKEKAAKRKAVEALDLSKKSSSETPSKTRRLKASATSKDTKKVNDATPTPHRSNGTTPVKQKKTRNISKKATGSTVDPVKDQKTSVNSPLTDAQLDKPTPTTTSERHPTGTSPAQKASTDETRPQRPRKTLKRPSEKMEVSPTCSSGESKHSTAGDRHTPVKPTSPPVSPSTFVKPTSPPVSPTCSSGESKHSTTGDRRTPVKPTSPPVSPSTFVKPTSPPVSPTCSSGESKHSTAGDRRAPTFVKPTSPTVSPTCSSGEDTPPARDRRAPTFVKPTSPPVSPSTFVKPTSPPSLVLPSQRSKPADPEDDEGIHSSHEGGSDISDSASEGSDDSGLNSAGAGSGKMANDPETPTDEIPTPTELKSHLCIFCDRTFPLEVEYRRHLNRHLVNVYYMDDTAKVQK, translated from the exons ATGGCCGCTCAGACGGTGTTCTCGGTGGAGATGTTTCCTGTCGGTGTTTCTCTGATGGAGGACGCTCAGAGCGACATGCCCAGGAACACGCTGCCCGCCCCTCAGCTGGTGATGCTGGCCAATGTGGCGGCGGTGACGGCGGCGGAGGGCAGCGGCGGTGATGGCAGTGCGGCTGACGAGAAGGAGATGATGGAGCTGAAGACGGTGGGATGCAGCTACTCGGACAGCGAGGAGGAGAACATCATCAG gtACAGCTACGACAACCAGAACTACAGAGAGGTGTGTATCGTTGAGTACCCCGAGTCTCCCAGCCCGAACATCGTCGCCGTGGTCGTAGGAAACGACGTGGAGGAAGAAGACGGGGACAAAGCTGAAGACCTGTCCCGTCGCACTCGGCCCCGCCCCTCTGCCGCCACTAAAACACCTGAGCAGGGAAAAATGGAACGTCAACAAAGCCCCGCTGTCGCGACGGAGATTACCAAGAAGAAGAAACCCTTCCACTGTAAGCCGTGTCACTTCCAGGCTCAGAACGAGCGGGAGTTTGTCGAACACCTCGGCACTCACGGCGTCAGCAAGATGATGGTGGTGAACCGGGTTGAGGGCAGGAGCAAGACCAGGATCAAGGACGCTGACGCAGAAATACCCGAGTCCCAGACGGCGTCGGGCGGGGAGGCGGAGAGCGGCGAGGAGTCGACGGCAGGTGACGTCAAAGGGCTGATCAGGTGCGAACGGTGCGGCTACAACACCAACAGATACGACCATTACATCGCTCACCTGAAGCACCACAGCAAGGAGGGGGAGGACCACAG GGTGTTTAAGTGCACGCTGTGTCCGTACACCACCGTCAGTCAGTACCACTGGAGGAAACACCTGAGGAATCACTTCCCCAGCAAACTGCACACCTGCAGCCAGTGCTCCTACTTCTCCGACCGCAAGAGCAACTACATCCAACACATTCGGACGCACACAG GTGTCCGTCCTTTCCAGTGTCCGTACTGCGACTACTCCAGTTCTCAGAAGACCCACCTGACCCGACACATGAGGACTCACTCTG GCGAGCGTCCTTTCAAGTGTGAGAGCTGTAACTACCTGGCAGCCAACCAGCATGAGGTGACCCGCCACGCCCGGCAGGTCCACAATGGGCCCAAACCTCTTTCCTGCCCGTACTGCGAGTACAAGACCGCCGACCGCAGCAACTTCAAGAAGCACGTCGAACTCCACCTCAATCCTCGCCAGTTCCTCTGCCCGCTCTGCAAGTACGCCGCCTCCAAGAAATGCAACCTGCAGTACCACATCAAGTCCAGGCACTCGGGCTGCGACGTCGACCTGGACATCTCCAAGGTCAAACTGCGCGTCAAGAAACCCGGCACTGACGGCGCCGATGAAAACTCAGACTCCAGAGCGAGCAAGTTTGACAATTCATCCGACGTGGAAGAGGACTTTGACATGGACGAGGACGAGAGCGTCGACTCTAGCCCCATCAATCTGTCGATCAAAAAGAGCAGCCGGCCCGGCGCCGCCCAACCGGTGCCGAGCGAAGCAGCTGACAAGGTTCTGAAGAAATCCAACGTCTCTGCTGAGAAAGAGAAACCTCAGAAAGGGAAGGAGAAGGTGGAACCGGAGAAAAAGGTCACGACAAGGCAGAAGAAGACTGAGAAGGTCAACGAGAATCTTCTAGAGACGGAGACAAtaactgctgctgtaaatacagaCAAGGTAAAGAGACGAGTCAAGAAGCCGCCGGCAGAGAAGACGACTGTCCAGGACCAATCAGACAAAGACCAAATGGAGACGGACAAATCTGACCAACAAAAATCGGAGGAGGAAAGAGTCGTGATGccgaaagaggaagaaaagttCAGGCCTGAGAAGGAGAAAGTACATCAGAAGAACGATGGCAGTGGAAAGGAGAACAAAAGCCTCAACAAGCCAAAGAAGTCCGGATCAAAGAAGTCAGAGAAAATACCAGAACATGTCGAAGAAGCTCAGCAGAAACCGGACATTCCTGAGAAAACTCAGAAGGAAAAAGTGGTCAAGGAAAAGGCTGCAAAGAGGAAAGCAGTGGAGGCTCTCGATCTCTCCAAGAAGTCCTCGTCCGAGACTCCATCCAAGACCAGACGGCTGAAAGCCAGCGCTACTTCAAAAGACACTAAGAAGGTCAACGATGCCACTCCGACACCACACAGGTCCAACGGGACGACCCCTGTGAAGCAGAAGAAGACCAGGAACATTAGCAAGAAAGCCACAGGTTCCACTGTGGATCCAGTTAAAGACCAGAAGACTTCAGTCAACAGTCCATTAACAGACGCTCAGCTGGACAAACCAACACCAACCACGACCTCTGAGCGCCACCCGACAGGAACCAGCCCTGCTCAGAAGGCCTCCACTGATGAAACCAGACCCCAACGGCCACGGAAGACCCTGAAGAGACCCTCAGAGAAGATGGAGGTTTCACCCACCTGCAGCTCAGGTGAGAGCAAACATTCTACCGCTGGAGACCGCCATACTCCTGTTAAACCCACATCACCGCCGGTTTCACCTTCGACGTTTGTTAAACCTACGTCACCGCCGGTTTCACCCACCTGCAGCTCCGGTGAGAGCAAACATTCTACCACTGGAGACCGCCGTACTCCTGTTAAACCCACATCACCGCCGGTTTCACCTTCGACGTTTGTTAAACCTACGTCACCGCCGGTTTCACCCACCTGCAGCTCCGGTGAGAGCAAACATTCTACCGCTGGAGACCGCCGTGCTCCGACATTTGTTAAACCTACGTCACCAACAGTTTCACCCACCTGCAGCTCAGGTGAGGACACACCTCCAGCTAGAGACCGCCGTGCTCCGACGTTTGTTAAACCCACGTCACCGCCGGTTTCACCTTCGACATTTGTCAAACCCACGTCACCACCCTCTCTGGTGCTTCCAAGCCAGCGCAGCAAACCCGCCGATCCGGAGGACGACGAGGGCATCCACAGCAGCCACGAAGGGGGAAGCGACATCAGCGACAGCGCGTCCGAGGGCAGCGACGACTCCGGCCTCAACAGCGCCGGCGCCGGGTCGGGTAAGATGGCCAACGACCCCGAAACGCCCACCGACGAGATCCCGACGCCGACGGAGCTCAAGAGTCACCTGTGCATCTTCTGCGACCGCACGTTCCCTTTGGAGGTGGAGTACCGACGCCACCTAAACCGCCATCTCGTCAACGTCTACTACATGGACGACACCGCCAAAGTACAGAAATGA
- the noa1 gene encoding nitric oxide-associated protein 1, which produces MWKVVQVLVRTGSRCPVHRVLTRQLSNRTGTRTCTVDPNLQEQFVFVDFTDPEEDHRQEDKDLVHQLSLGSSSSPPPPPAGPPQVPPQRHLRSLERQLQVLRGVAQQEAAPDSLIQFQDVDFPLDEDVVASKRKKKKKAAAIKGEHKVFGTADVDEPVSDTCCSGCGAMLHCTAAAVPGYLPSEKYKALLEEERLSGATCQRCHLLTHHHKALNLHMTSDQYRAVVQRLRPLKALVLLVVDLLDVPDSIVPDLPELVGTNKHVVVLGNKIDLLPGDSPNYLQRIKRQLARYCQDAGFGGQVTDVHLISAKTGYGVEGLISSLQRSWKYKGDVYLVGSANAGKSTLFNTLLESDYCKSKASDVVHKATISPWPGTTLNLLKFPIINPTPYRMFKRRERLDASERQTESELSPDELKTLRQLSKQGYLVGRVGRTFRSVQSRRDVIEFDPDSLAFGENDDEETTTMKSAPSRSADEFTSNELKDAHWLFDTPGILKEHDILDLLTEQEVMSVVPGQAVVPRTFVLKPGMSLFLGALARIDFLQGGKSCWFSVVASGRVPVHITSVEKADGVYEKHAGHILLGVPLGGSERMKTFPELVPQDFSVEGVGYLEAAADITLSSAGWVAVTAAAGDQVLLRVHGPAAAGFSLRTPPLLPHVVSLKGERIRKSAAYKPQKPPGLLDGGLSASGAERLLVKKKKKTK; this is translated from the exons ATGTGGAAGGTGGTCCAGGTGCTGGTCCGGACCGGCTCTCGGTGTCCGGTCCACCGGGTTCTGACCCGGCAGCTCAGCAACAGAACCGGAACCAGAACCTGCACCGTGGACCCGAACCTGCAGGAGCAGTTCGTGTTTGTAGACTTTACAG ATCCAGAGGAGGACCACCGTCAGGAGGACAAAGACCTCGTCCATCAGCTGAGCCTcggctcttcctcctctcctcctcctcctcctgctggaccTCCTCAGGTTCCTCCTCAGAGACACCTGAGGTCTCTGGAGCGCCAGCTGCAGGTGTTGAGGGGCGTGGCCCAGCAGGAGGCGGCGCCCGACTCTCTCATCCAGTTCCAGGACGTGGACTTCCCGCTGGATGAGGACGTTGTGGCAtcgaagaggaagaagaagaagaaggcggcGGCGATTAAAGGTGAGCACAAAGTCTTCGGCACCGCGGACGTGGACGAACCGGTCAGTGACACCTGCTGTTCGGGCTGCGGCGCCATGCTGCACTGCACCGCCGCCGCCGTCCCCGGGTACCTGCCCAGCGAGAAGTACAAGgcgctgctggaggaggagcgtCTGAGCGGCGCCACCTGCCAGCGCTGCCACCTGCTGACCCACCACCACAAGGCCCTGAACCTGCACATGACCTCGGACCAGTACCGGGCCGTGGTGCAGCGGCTCCGCCCCCTCAAGGCTCTGGTGCTGCTCGTCGTCGACCTGCTGGACGTCCCCGACTCCATCGTCCCCGACCTGCCCGAGCTGGTGGGGACCAACAAACACGTCGTCGTCCTCGGCAACAAGATCGACCTGCTGCCCGGAGACTCGCCCAACTACCTGCAGCGGATCAAACGCCAGCTCGCTCGGTACTGTCAGGACGCCGGCTTCGGCGGGCAGGTGACCGACGTCCACCTGATCAGCGCTAAGACGGGCTATGGGGTCGAGGGTCTGATCTCCAGCCTGCAGAGGTCATGGAAGTACAAAGGTGACGTGTACCTGGTGGGCAGCGCCAACGCCGGCAAGTCGACGCTCTTCAACACGCTGCTCGAGTCCGACTACTGCAAGTCCAAAGCCTCCGACGTCGTCCACAAAGCCACCATATCGCCCTGGCCCG GGACGACTCTGAACCTGCTGAAGTTTCCCATCATCAACCCGACTCCCTACAGGATGTTCAAAAGACGGGAGAGACTGGACGCATcggagagacagacggagagcgAGCTGTCTCCGGACGAGCTGAAGACACTGAGACAGCTCAGCAAACAGGGATACCTAGTGG GTCGTGTTGGCAGGACGTTCCGGTCCGTCCAGTCCAGACGTGACGTGATCGAGTTCGATCCCGACAGTTTGGCTTTTGGAGAAAACGATGACGAAGAGACGACGACGATGAAGTCAG CTCCCAGCAGGTCAGCTGACGAGTTCACGTCCAACGAGCTGAAAGACGCTCACTGGCTGTTTGACACACCGGGAATCTTGAAGGAGCACGAC ATCCTGGACCTGTTGAcggaacaggaagtgatgtcggTGGTTCCCGGGCAGGCGGTGGTCCCGCGGACGTTTGTGTTGAAGCCCGGAATGAGTCTGTTTCTGGGAGCTCTGGCCAGGATCGACTTCCTGCAG GGGGGAAAGTCCTGCTGGTTCTCCGTCGTGGCCTCCGGTCGGGTCCCGGTTCACATCACCAGTGTGGAGAAAGCTGACGGTGTTTATGAGAAGCATGCGGGACACATCCTGCTAGGG GTTCCTCTGGGAGGGTCGGAGCGTATGAAGACGTTTCCAGAGTTGGTTCCTCAGGACTTCAGCGTGGAGGGGGTGGGTTACCTGGAGGCTGCTGCTGACATCACGCTGTCCTCTGCAG GTTGGGTGGcggtgacagcagcagcaggtgatcAGGTGTTGTTGAGGGTTCACGGTCCGGCGGCGGCAGGTTTCAGTCTGAGGACGCCGCCTCTTCTTCCTCACGTCGTGTCTCTGAAAGGAGAACGCATCAGAAAGTCGGCCGCCTACAAACCCCAGAAGCCTCCGGGGCTGCTGGACGGAGGACTGTCGGCCAGCGGCGCCGAGCGGCTgctggtgaagaagaagaagaagacgaaatGA
- the nipsnap3a gene encoding protein NipSnap homolog 3A, with protein MLKFRSSSLRSAAALFTPSALFTPAAAAQPRVRLSTGPQQEQKTFYEFRTYCIRPDQNAAFLKLTNEKIHLRTAHSQLIGYWSVEYGGLNKVFHIWKYDSYSQRAGVRASLSQDPSWISEYISKAIPMLTSQDNEVTYLVPWSRLQTPPQEGGVYELVSFQMRPGGPAVWGNAFQAAVSSHDAPGYGKLVGAFHNECGPLNKVHALWWFESADQRAEVRHKAHTDARVVAAVRDSVVHLVSQENKLMFPCSFSPLK; from the exons ATGTTGAAGTTCAGGAGCTCCTCGCTGAgatcagctgctgctctgtTCACACCTTcagccctgttcacacctgctgctgctgctcag cctcGAGTGCGTCTCTCCACAGGTCCCCAACAGGAACAAAAAACCTTCTATGAGTTCCGCACCTACTGCATCCGTCCAGACCAGAACGCTGCCTTCCTCAAACTGACCAATGAGAAGATCCACCTGCGCACTGCCCACTCACAGCTGATTGGCTACTGGAGCGTCGAGTACGGTGGCCTGAACAAGGTCTTCCATATATGGAAGTATG acagTTATTCTCAGCGGGCAGGTGTTCGAGCATCTCTATCTCAGGACCCCTCCTGGATCTCAGAGTACATCTCCAAGGCGATACCGATGTTGACGTCTCAGGACAACGAGGTCACCTACCTGGTTCCTTGGAGCCGCCTGCAGACGCCGCCGCAGGAGGGCg GTGTGTACGAGCTGGTCTCCTTCCAGATGCGTCCCGGCGGTCCGGCAGTTTGGGGCAACGCCTTCCAGGCTGCCGTCAGCTCCCATGATGCACCGGGGTACGGCAAGCTGGTGGGAGCGTTCCACAACGAGTGTGGCCCACTGAACAaag TTCACGCCCTCTGGTGGTTCGAGAGCGCCGACCAGCGAGCTGAAGTACGACACAAAGCTCACACTGACGCCAGAGTGGTCGCTGCAG tcagAGACAGCGTCGTCCATCTGGTGTCTCAGGAGAATAAACTCATGTTTCCCTGTTCTTTCTCTCCGCTGAAGTAA